A stretch of Schistocerca americana isolate TAMUIC-IGC-003095 chromosome 3, iqSchAmer2.1, whole genome shotgun sequence DNA encodes these proteins:
- the LOC124606065 gene encoding verprolin-like, with protein MPFPPPPPPPGPPPPPVFGGGTPKLAGDESRNQLLQSIRKGTTLKKTVTCDRSAPIISGKVKGSDSSSINGSTNFSSSSSTRFNSSSTDFPKNNGLGGLFKGEMPKLRPTGRLGDTGSALQNMTQSRHSPPASNARQDSDRRPYPYDINNRSPPPQPPPPSQKPSMPTHKSIIDT; from the exons ATGCCGTTcccaccccctccaccaccacctggACCACCTCCACCACCTGTTTTTGGAGGCGGAACACCAAAACTTGCTGGTGATGAAAGTAGGAATCAACTGCTGCAGTCAATTCGGAAGGGCACAACTCTAAAAAAAACTGTTACCTGTGATCGAAGTGCTCCAATAATCTCAGGGAAAGTCAAAGGTTCAGACAGTAGTAGCATTAATGGAAGCACTAActtcagcagcagtagcagcactaGATTCAACAGCAGCAGCACAGATTTCCCAAAAAACAATGGCCTCGGTGGTCTTTTCAAGGGAGAAATGCCAAAACTGCGACCAACTGGGAGACTAGGAGACACAGGCAGTGCATTACAAAACATGACTCAGTCAAGACATTCTCCACCTGCCAGCAATGCTAGACAGGATTCCGACAGGCGTCCATATCCTTATGACATTAACAACAGGAGTCCACCGCCACAACCTCCACCTCCATCTCAGAAGCCATCAATGCCAACA CATAAAAGTATTATTGATACATGA